In Bacillota bacterium, the sequence GTTCGAAACTCCACCATCGGACTGACACCACCTTTTCTGATCCTACATCCCCATAATGTTGTATCCAGCATCGACATGGATCACTTCCCCAGTGATTCCCGTCGACAAGTCACTACTCAGAAAGACAGCGGTTCCCGCAACTTCCTCGGAGTCAATATTACGCTTCAAGGGCGTCTTGTCTCCATGTAATTTCATCATCTCGGTGAATCCGGAAATTCCCCGCGCGGCCAAGGTGTTCACTGGACCGGCGGAGATGGCATTAACCCGCACCTGCTTTGGTCCTAGGTCAGAGGCCAGATACCGCACCGATGCCTCCAGGGCGGCCTTAGCCACACCCATCACATTGTAATTGGGAACTACCTTTTCTGCACCGAAGTAGGTGAGAGTCATCACACTGGCCTGGGGCGCAAAAAGCTCCGAGAAGGCGTTGCACATCGCCACCAAGGAGTAGGCAGAAATATCCAAGGCCACGGCAAAGGCCTCCCGACTGGTCTCCAAATAGGAGTTTTGCAGTGCCTCCTTGGGAGCATAGGCCATGGCGTGGACAAATCCATCCAGCGATCCCGCGACCCCTTTGATGGCTTCCGCGGCAGCTGTGATTTCGGCGTCATTGGTAACATCACATTGCACCAAAGCCAAAGGCTGTCGAGATAGGTCCCCGAGGATTTTCTCCAGATTACCCTTCATTCTCTCGTTCTGATACCCCAAAATCAGGTCCGCGCCTTGGGCATCCATCGCTCGGGCGATACTCCATGCAATACTTCTTTTGTTGGCAATATTAAAAATCGCGATTTTCTTACCCTTGAGCAGCACCGCATCATCCCCTTTACTTTCTACAATTTCTAGAGAGGAAACTTTTTCCGATAGCCCCTTAGTTAACCCAAGTTCCACGATATTTAGTCTTTCTCCTTCAGACCAAATCACAACTCGGGTCTCAAGCTGTCAGCCTTTACCAAATCAAAAGGGGACCAACTCGATGTGAAGTCAGTCCCCTTCCCTACCTGAAATATGTCTTAATGAATACCCCTCTATTCCCTCGGGGCCAAGAAATTAGTCCAATAGGCCCAGCTGCCGCATATTGTAGATAAACACCGAATCGATGGTATCGGTGCCGTGGGTGCCGGGGAAGTTAAGCAACTCCACATACTTGGCACCGGCGGCTTCCGCGACCGGTTGCGCCTGCGCGCTGTGCCAGTTCTCAATTACCATGTCCGGCTCAGCGGCAATTAATTCAGCGATTTGGTTGGGAGTAAGCTCGTTGACACCGATGATACCAACCACATCGTAACCCAACCATCGAACTAGCTTTTCTTGATGGAAACTAACCAGTACCTTAATATTCTCCGTTCCTTGGGCAGCAGCCCGCTCCCGCACCCTTTGTGACAGGGGAACAAACTCAGCTTCCCAGGCCCGCTGCAGATCCTGGGTGCCCAGCTTCTCTGCCAGAGCCCGAGTATGTTCCACCAAGTGGTCGGGACTATTGTTGGTGGCGACTATACACAGCTTCTCCTCAGGAATGTCATTGGCAGCCACCAGGTTGCGGATGAAGCCCTCGTACCCGCCCCAGAAAATCATATCTGCCTCAAGGGCCTTCTGAACATCGGAGGGACGAAAATCGTACTCCGGAGGATGCCGCAGATCCAAGGGAGCAAGCACCTGGACATTTCTTGCCCCCGCAGCCCTGGCAATGGCGCCGGTCCAAGCCGTTGAGGCCACATAGACCTTGTCTGAACCTCCATCAGCGGCGCCACCTACCACCGTCCAAGCCAACACCATCATCATTACTAGAGTAAGAACTACTGCCGTGAGTCTCCTATCCATTGGCTCCAACTCCCTTCTGTACCCTTAGTTTTCTTAGTCCTAGTTCCAGGGGATAGGACAACCCCACTACTACCACTCCCACCGCGGCCACACTGGCCCCAATGGGTAGATCCCACAGTACCGACAGGACAACTCCGCCTCCAGCAGTCACCAGGCCCAATCCCGAGGACCAGAGAAAGGCCTGGCCCAGATTTCGTCCCAGGCGCAAGCCGGCCGTGGCCGGCAGCAGGAACAGAGCATCCAGCAGCAGAGCTCCCACCAAGCGAATGGCCAAGGCAATAGCCAGACCCACCATGGTGAGCAACACGTATCTAATAGCGGTTTCGGGAACTCCCAGGGCCACCGCCAAGCGGGAATCAAAGAGGACAATTTGCACATCACGATACCACCGAATCACCGCAATCAGAATCACCGCTGCCAAGGCCACGGTGAGCAGCACATCCTGACGCCGCAGCATCAGGACGCTGCCGGCAAAAAGGTCAAAGGCCTGCATAGCCGGAATCCCCGTCTTGTAAAAGAGGATGAAGGCGGCGGCCAAGGAGCCCGTCATCAACAACCCCGCTGCCGCTGGAGTGTTGACTCTGGTGCGATCCGCGACGGGACCTAACAGGAGAGAAGCCGCGGCAATTCCCCCAATTCCTCCCAACAGAGGATCAAAGCCAACCACCAGCGCTACTGCCCCTCCCAGAAGGCCAACGTGCATCAGGGCAAACCGGATCACCTGCAGGTTCAAGTTGACGATGAGCACCCCTAAAATCGGAAAGGTAGCCCCCGCCACCAATAGTCCCACCAGCGCCCGCTGCATGAAAGGGATGGTCACCATCTGCTGTAACGTCATCAAATCACCACTCTTTCCAGTCCCGCGGCATGCAGCCGGTAGACGGCATCGGCGCCGGTCATCAACTTGCTGTCATGGCTGATCATCAAAGTGGTCAAATCCCGGCTGCGATGGAGCCCATAGATCAGCTCCATTAACTCCTGCTGAGCCCTTTCATCGAGATAGGTGGTGGGCTCGTCCAGGATCAAAAGCTGCGGCTCCCGCACTAGGGCCCGGGCTAGGGACACCCGCTGTTGTTGTCCCCCAGACAACTCCTTCCAATCGGCATCTCGATAGGCTGCCATTCCTACGGCCTCCAGTACTGCCAAGGCCCTTTCTCGATCCTTGGGTCCTGGCCAGTACCGGTACTGAAAGCTACCCCACAGACCCAGCAAGACAGCGTCAAGCACTGTGATAGGCATCTGGCCGGGATCATTTTGTTGAGCCAGATATCCCGTCTGCAGCCTCACCCATCGCCGGGTAGCCCGATCCACCAGTTCCCGTCCCAAGACCTGGACCCGTCCCGATCGAATTGGCAGAAGCCCTAGGATTACCCGGAACAGAGTTGTCTTACCGATGCCGTTGGGCCCCACTACTCCGACTAGGTGTCCTCGGGGTACGACAAAATCAATGGAACGAAGTACCGGTTGGTCGTCGTATCCCGCGGTCACCCCTGTTAGCTCCACGGCGGGAGAATTGGTTTTCACTCTGCCCCACCTCGAGACAGCTTTACACCTTGATTTTGGAAGAACTCTGCCAATCGCCGGAAAGCCTCCCCAGGCTCCGAGATCTCTGCCACCATCTGCTCCATTAGACAAAGCTCACCGGGTCTTTGGCCCATGATGTTCTCCACTAAGACCTCATAGTGAACCTCTACCCCGTGTTGTTCCAAGACCGCCACCGCTGGTTCGCTCATCACTGGGCTGTACACCGTCGTCATACCGCCCTTCACCGCTAAGAAGGCTGCCGCCTTGCCGATGACTCGATCGGCCAGAGAGGCCTGCCACAGCCTGGCTGGGTCGACGCTGCTTACAACCCGCAGCAGAGGGAGCACACCTTTGCCCTCTTCCCTGGTCACTTCGGTGCCATCTTTGACCACCACTAAGGCCGCTGTGGAAGTTTCCAACAGGGTCCTAGCCAATTCCCAATCCTGCATCTGCCATCACCTTCTTTACTCAAAAAAAGGACCACGAAGGCAGCGGACTTTGTCCGCGGCAATCGGACTGGTGCCCGATCCCTGACCTTCGTGGCCCGTTATTTTTGAAATATGTAGTAA encodes:
- a CDS encoding enoyl-ACP reductase, encoding MLLKGKKIAIFNIANKRSIAWSIARAMDAQGADLILGYQNERMKGNLEKILGDLSRQPLALVQCDVTNDAEITAAAEAIKGVAGSLDGFVHAMAYAPKEALQNSYLETSREAFAVALDISAYSLVAMCNAFSELFAPQASVMTLTYFGAEKVVPNYNVMGVAKAALEASVRYLASDLGPKQVRVNAISAGPVNTLAARGISGFTEMMKLHGDKTPLKRNIDSEEVAGTAVFLSSDLSTGITGEVIHVDAGYNIMGM
- a CDS encoding zinc ABC transporter substrate-binding protein → MDRRLTAVVLTLVMMMVLAWTVVGGAADGGSDKVYVASTAWTGAIARAAGARNVQVLAPLDLRHPPEYDFRPSDVQKALEADMIFWGGYEGFIRNLVAANDIPEEKLCIVATNNSPDHLVEHTRALAEKLGTQDLQRAWEAEFVPLSQRVRERAAAQGTENIKVLVSFHQEKLVRWLGYDVVGIIGVNELTPNQIAELIAAEPDMVIENWHSAQAQPVAEAAGAKYVELLNFPGTHGTDTIDSVFIYNMRQLGLLD
- a CDS encoding metal ABC transporter permease, translating into MTLQQMVTIPFMQRALVGLLVAGATFPILGVLIVNLNLQVIRFALMHVGLLGGAVALVVGFDPLLGGIGGIAAASLLLGPVADRTRVNTPAAAGLLMTGSLAAAFILFYKTGIPAMQAFDLFAGSVLMLRRQDVLLTVALAAVILIAVIRWYRDVQIVLFDSRLAVALGVPETAIRYVLLTMVGLAIALAIRLVGALLLDALFLLPATAGLRLGRNLGQAFLWSSGLGLVTAGGGVVLSVLWDLPIGASVAAVGVVVVGLSYPLELGLRKLRVQKGVGANG
- a CDS encoding ATP-binding cassette domain-containing protein — its product is MKTNSPAVELTGVTAGYDDQPVLRSIDFVVPRGHLVGVVGPNGIGKTTLFRVILGLLPIRSGRVQVLGRELVDRATRRWVRLQTGYLAQQNDPGQMPITVLDAVLLGLWGSFQYRYWPGPKDRERALAVLEAVGMAAYRDADWKELSGGQQQRVSLARALVREPQLLILDEPTTYLDERAQQELMELIYGLHRSRDLTTLMISHDSKLMTGADAVYRLHAAGLERVVI
- a CDS encoding DUF1893 domain-containing protein — protein: MQDWELARTLLETSTAALVVVKDGTEVTREEGKGVLPLLRVVSSVDPARLWQASLADRVIGKAAAFLAVKGGMTTVYSPVMSEPAVAVLEQHGVEVHYEVLVENIMGQRPGELCLMEQMVAEISEPGEAFRRLAEFFQNQGVKLSRGGAE